GTGAAGGTGAAAGTTCAACGGAGAAGGTATGCTTagagtaatatatatgtatagtctagaattaatatattattaattgatgTTATTAATTGCAGAAATCTGAAAAGACGAAACATTCGGATAATGAAAGTGAtagtgaaaaagaataaaagaaagttgagaatagataaataataagaatctTAATAAGAACAGATAAACATGAAAACAtttgaaatgtttaatataattttatattcgccATTCCTATCCATTGAGATATAAGTCCTTCTTTTATCATAGGTGTTATAATTCTTTAcctatatattcattttaaatattttatttcttattttcactGTCTTGGTCACttccattattttcattctttaccTTATGGTATCTTCGCTAGATACCCCAATAtcacatatgtattatattgcTCATTCCATGTAGTAACTATAGTATAGTTTTATTACAGTCacattacgaaatattttgtattttacatttatgatCACcaactttatattattaaatataataattaagatttaAATTGTGTCTCttcaatttgtattatttaaatttaggcaatataaaatgtactgtagaaataaaaaatattagatagagtacttaattatttgacataagaatttttatatatatatgtatatataatcttaaatgtatacataaatcatcacataaacgtataaattatagtttataatttaaattatgcatatatatttttacaaataaaaggaatattttataaaatgtatgcATAAGTAAATCCAATACACATATAATCTATTAAAACaagaatattacaattttacataagtacattaattattatgtaatgacattttatttaatattattctacaAAATgcagaataagaaaagaaaccataaaaatattctgtatatatttaatagtatGTTTCTatgtgtaatatttaaactgtgaaagatttaatatattaatttgcataattaaaaatagtataaattatatggaGTTTCATAGAATATGTCTATCATTATTTCATTGTTGTAAgagttaatttatttgaaaattaatatatagatttacAATTGTCCTATTGTCAACTTggctgtcttttttctttttcagttcctaaatgattttcttcaatttctttcaattcaaTGTTTTGTTCCTTCATAGCTTcctaaaacaaacaaaaaatttgttatgttagacaaattatatatcattgaattgttgaaatttatttatatttcatgtatgttacatatacatatatattatacaaagaatatataaagaaaataaaaatcttattgaTATGGTCCATAATCATTTATAACAATTCTGTTATAAtagttatatcttttcttaatGAACCATCAATCAACAACTTACCATAACACAagctttatatattttgagaAAAGAAGCACACATTGAATCATTTGTATCtccttttaaaaatttttcagcAAACCATTTATTGAAACAGGcatcataatttttctttagctcACTGCACATCTCCATGATAAATTCTATAGATCACCAAGTTGTAGAAAAcctaagataaaataatttttattgaaattaccTTAAGACATTGTTGATAGACTTCCAGTAATTCAGCACATGTAGAGTCATTTTTGTCACCTTCCAGGAATTTCTCAGAAAACCACACATGAAAGCAGGAATCGTATTGCTTCTTAAATTCATTGCATGCTTTGCTTATGCTATTCATGTGAGCTGCCTGGTCCATTTCTGAAAGTGAATACcatacattttaaattaactTTACATTATCTATCTAAGATGTTTATAAATGGCAAAagacaaattaaataataggATTACTTGGATTGGAGAATAGTAAGTTATGATGActtgattattttaaatcatggtgaaatacaataatacttataatagtaaaatatattgtatgaataaataaataaatatatatatatatataaattaattactttcagTTATGTACTTCGATGcttattgtttttgttataaaatctCTAATTAAAATGccattactttttttatctaaaatttttatctaagaGGTTACGTGAACACACACCAAACACTTAAATTGCACTACCATCGACTATAATTAGctaacaaagaaatattttcgatgcACTTTTCCTTTAATAAATTACGTTACATTACAATATCATATCTATGTTTTAAAATTCTATGATTGTAATAACGAACGAATCAATATATACGAATCTATGTAGCCCCATGTACTGTACCCATTACAAGTGATGAACGAAACAATTTTCCCTTTCTaggattttttaattaaattgttatGGTAAAATCACtgattattacatttaaaataaaggaatatttatttaaacggaGGATTAGTAATCacaagtaattaattattcagtagcgttatgtatttttatattttttaaaaaaacaagattaaaattttaaaccATTGGCGCATAGTCCATTCGTAATCAATAGTTAGTATCAGGAATGGAAATTAGTATAAAGAGTATATAGCAGAGGAGAGTATATAGATGGTGGCAGAGCATGTGCGATAACGACGCTACAGTACAACGGAAAACGCACGATAATAGGTCGACTGAAAGTgatcaattttctctctctgcttcatttttttaaactaaTAAATACTAAAAATGGAATTTcgtattgaaaagaaaaaagacttcgaattttttattaaaagtctATTGGCCGGCggtaagatattaaattaattaataatttttataaaaatattagtaaaattttttccgGGCGTACTTTGTCCTAGTAGCATTTTATGTAgcgtaatttttattagatgaAATGTTGATCATGTCAAtatgataaagaataaattattcgaatcttattttaatgatatataatggaaaatttatttttacataggTGTAGCTGGTATTTGTTCCAAAACAACAGTTGCTCCATTAGATagaatcaaaatattattgcaaGCTCACAACAATCATTATAAACATTTAggtaaaaatgttatattttagtCATTACAAGTTATTTTAAAGTTATATTcatttaacataatattttattataggtGTCTTCTCtggattaaaagaaattattaaacgtgAAACaatttttgctttgtataAAGGTAACTGGGCTCA
The sequence above is a segment of the Vespula vulgaris chromosome 12, iyVesVulg1.1, whole genome shotgun sequence genome. Coding sequences within it:
- the LOC127068099 gene encoding TP53-regulated inhibitor of apoptosis 1-like isoform X2, yielding MEMCSELKKNYDACFNKWFAEKFLKGDTNDSMCASFLKIYKACVMEAMKEQNIELKEIEENHLGTEKEKRQPS
- the LOC127068099 gene encoding TP53-regulated inhibitor of apoptosis 1-like isoform X1 gives rise to the protein MDQAAHMNSISKACNEFKKQYDSCFHVWFSEKFLEGDKNDSTCAELLEVYQQCLKEAMKEQNIELKEIEENHLGTEKEKRQPS